The following coding sequences lie in one Stigmatopora nigra isolate UIUO_SnigA chromosome 4, RoL_Snig_1.1, whole genome shotgun sequence genomic window:
- the fbxo21 gene encoding F-box only protein 21, with protein MAACIAEERLSSPTGTGTGFEAGHLCRARRAGKLTDLPTELLEHILCFPVLEHVDICNVSCCCLRLRDVCHSGGKVWGHQYKLRWPRLQRFYPQNESCDWLREYKTRHRVGIQIRRTVESISKRFFMEVPCIGQVLGDSFTEIESLGMPMHFCEDELLFILSADKRKNLTLKYYAKKILYFLRQQNILRSLKSFLEQPPEQQSALAGAVLVDQYCNPLAEVTLEGISAQLDEIVDKVKKTLRVKNPSHPSLRVAPGGEHVQLEDFELQRQVFCALNAVLYEQLMYKGDLLDYYNPVNSYLHQVLLRRRGIPISLSVVYMTLAQRLGVKLEPVNFPSHFLLRWCQKERGSDDIYDYVYIDAFGKGKQLTAKECEYLIGNQASSDYYGSIGTPEVLLRMVGNLLNIGKRGEGKEKSYQLLRNTLDLFLTINPDNVSYLLLQARLYFHLGIWPEKVLDILQHIQALDPSQHGSVVYLVQHTLEHIQHKKQPAAPDIKRRGTADHLEVRYSVGLVMKHKRSGYNCVIYGWDPKCAMSQEWITTMRVHQLPDGTEQPFYNVLVQDGTCRYAAQENLEPHSDPPEIGHAEVGRYFSEFACTHYVANEELRTRYPDDSEHTDEVAKDLYPSLPPPSPM; from the exons ATGGCGGCTTGTATCGCCGAAGAGAGGTTGTCCAGTCCTACTGGGACCGGGACCGGGTTCGAAGCCGGGCACTTATGTCGTGCCCGCCGTGCGGGGAAGTTGACCGACTTACCAACCGAATTGTTGGAACATATTTTGTGCTTCCCGGTGCTCGAGCATGTCGACATTTGCAATGTGTCCTGCTGCTGCCTGCGACTGCGCGACGTTTGCCACAGCGGAGGGAAGGTTTGGGGGCACCAATACAAACTCag GTGGCCACGCCTCCAGAGGTTTTACCCGCAGAACGAGAGTTGCGACTGGCTACGCGAGTACAAAACTCGTCATCGGGTGGGCATCCAAATCCGAAGGACTGTGGAATCTATCTCCAAACGCTTCTTCATGGAAGTG CCCTGCATCGGTCAAGTGTTGGGTGACAGCTTTACAGAAATCGAGTCGCTGGGTATGCCAATGCATTTCTGCGAGGATGAGCTGCTCTTTATCCTCAGCGCAGATAAGAG GAAAAACCTGACTTTAAAGTACTATGCAAAGAAGATCCTTTACTTCCTGAGACAGCAGAACATTCTGCGCTCTCTCAAGAGCTTCCTCGAGCAGCCGCCTGAACAGCAGTCTGCACTCGctg GTGCCGTCTTGGTGGACCAGTACTGTAATCCCCTTGCCGAAGTCACGTTGGAGGGAATTTCGGCGCAACTGGACGAGATTGTTGACAAAGTTAAGAAGACCCTGAGGGTGAAGAATCCATCCCATCCCAGTCTTCGGGTGGCTCCGG GTGGCGAGCATGTCCAGCTTGAGGACTTTGAGCTCCAGCGGCAGGTCTTCTGCGCCCTCAATGCGGTCTTGTATGAGCAGTTGATGTATAAGGGTGACCTGTTGGATTACTACAACCCGGTCAATTCCTATTTACATCAG GTTTTGCTTCGTCGTAGGGGAATCCCCATCAGCCTATCAGTGGTCTACATGACACTGGCTCAACGATTGGGTGTTAAATTAGAGCCGGTTAACTTCCCAAGCCACTTCTTACTACGCTGGTGCCAAAAAGAACGAGG GAGCGACGACATCTACGACTACGTGTACATCGACGCTTTCGGAAAAGGCAAGCAATTGACGGCTAAAGAATGCGAGTACCTCATCGGGAACCAGGCTAGCTCTGACTACTACGGTAGCATCGGCACCCCCGAGGTGTTGCTAAGGATGGTGGGGAATCTGCTCAACATCGGGAAGAGAGG ggAAGGCAAAGAGAAGTCCTACCAACTTCTGAGAAATACGCTGGATCTTTTCCTCACCATTAACCCGGACAATGTTTCCTACCTTTTGCTGCAGGCCAGACTATACTTCCACTTGGGTATTTGGCCCGAGAAG GTTTTGGACATACTGCAGCACATCCAGGCATTGGACCCGTCTCAGCATGGATCAGTGGTCTACCTGGTCCAGCATACGCTGGAGCACATCCAGCATAAGAAGCAGCCCGCCGCCCCTGACATCAAGCGACGCGGGACGGCCGACCACCTCGAAGTTCGCTACTCTGTGGGCCTTGTCATGAAACACAAGAG GTCGGGTTATAACTGCGTCATCTACGGCTGGGATCCCAAGTGCGCCATGAGCCAGGAGTGGATCACCACCATGAGGGTCCACCAGCTGCCCGACGGCACCGAGCAGCCCTTCTACAATGTCCTGGTGCAGGATGGCACTTGTCGATACGCCGCACAAG AGAACCTGGAGCCCCATTCGGACCCCCCAGAGATCGGGCACGCCGAGGTAGGCCGCTACTTCTCCGAGTTCGCCTGCACGCACTACGTGGCCAACGAAGAGCTCAGGACGCGTTATCCCGACGACTCGGAGCACACAGACGAAGTGGCGAAGGACCTCTACCCCTCTTTGCCACCGCCCTCGCCCATGTAG